One window from the genome of Microcebus murinus isolate Inina chromosome X, M.murinus_Inina_mat1.0, whole genome shotgun sequence encodes:
- the ZNF674 gene encoding zinc finger protein 674 isoform X2, which produces MLENYSHLVSVGYLVAQPDVIFRLGPGEESWMAERGTPVQSCPEVWQVDEQIDYYKESQDKLLWQAAFIDKETLKDESGQECRTCRKIIYLSTDFVSIRQRLPKYYSCGRCLKHNLNTLSQNRSYVKKKEDGCKAYWKLCFHSNLDKAQPAEKIFDPNQQRKALHHNRALDKSQRIQSGEKLNECAECGKVFIQRANLIVHQRIHTGEKPYECCECAKAFSQKSTLIAHQRTHTGEKPYECSECGKTFIQKSTLIKHQRTHTGEKPFICGKCTKAFKSSYHLIRHEKTHNRQAFYKVIKCAKSNFIYQNTDMGEKPECSEHGKAFEGKPTIPIKHQKIHTKEKGYECSKCGKRFKGKSHLSVHQRIHTREKPYKCSICEKTFSGKSHLSVHHRTHTGEKPYECRRCGKAFGEKSTLIVHQRTHTGEKPYKCNECGKAFSEKSPLIKHQRIHTGERPYKCSDCGKAFSRKSTLIKHHRIHTGEKPYKCSECGKAFSVKSTLIVHHRIHTGEKPYECRDCGKAFSGKSTLIKHQKSHTGDKTYEYT; this is translated from the coding sequence AAGTCTGGCAAGTTGATGAGCAGATAGATTACTACAAGGAAAGCCAAGACAAACTTCTGTGGCAAGCTGCATTCATAGACAAGGAAACACTGAAAGATGAAAGTGGTCAAGAATGTAGAACATGTAGAAAAATCATTTATCTGAGCACAGACTTTGTTTCTATAAGACAAAGACTCCCTAAATATTACTCATGCGGAAGGtgtttaaaacataatttaaacaCTCTTAGTCAAAATAGAAGctatgtaaaaaagaaagaggatggATGTAAGGCATATTGGAAATTATGCTTCCATTCTAATCTTGATAAAGCTCAGCCTGCAGAGAAAATTTTTGACCCtaatcaacaaagaaaagccctccACCATAATCGAGCCCTTGATAAAAGTCAGAGAATTCAGAGTGGGGAGAAACTCAATGAATGTGCTGAATGTGGAAAAGTGTTTATCCAGAGAGCAAACCTTATtgtacatcagagaattcacactggagagaagccttatGAATGCTGTGAATGTGCAAAAGCCTTCAGCCAGAAGTCAACCCTCATAGCTCACCAGAGAACTCATACGGGGGAGAAGCCCTAtgagtgcagtgaatgtgggaaaacctTTATTCAGAAGTCAACTCTGATTAAGCATCAGCGaactcatacaggagagaaaccatttATATGTGGCAAATGTACAAAAGCATTTAAGAGTTCATATCACCTTATTAGACATGAAAAAACACACAACAGACAAgcattttataaagttattaaaTGTGCTAAGTCCAACTTTATATATCAAAATACTGATATGGGTGAGAAACCTGAGTGCAGTGAACATGGGAAAGCCTTTGAAGGGAAGCCTACCATCCCCATTAAACATCAGAAAATTCACACAAAAGAGAAAGGGTATGAGTGCAGTAAATGTGGGAAAAGATTTAAGGGAAAGTCACACCTCTCTgttcatcagagaattcatacgagagagaaaccttataaatgCAGCATATGTGAGAAGACTTTCAGTGGAAAATCACACCTCTCTGTCCATCATAGAACTCATacaggagagaagccctatgaatGCAGAAGATGTGGGAAAGCCTTTGGTGAAAAGTCAACCCTTATTGTACATCAGAGAACTCACAcgggagagaaaccctataaatgcaatgaatgtgggaaagccttcagtgAAAAGTCACCACTGAttaaacatcagagaattcatacaggTGAGAGACCCTATAAATGCAGTGACTGCGGGAAAGCTTTCAGTAGGAAGTCAACTCTCATTAAACATCatagaattcatacaggagaaaaaccctacaaatgtagtGAATGCGGGAAAGCATTCAGTGTGAAATCAACTCTCATTGTACATCacagaattcatacaggagagaaaccttatgaatgcagagactgtgggaaagcctttagtgGAAAGTCAACTCTCATTAAACATCAGAAAAGTCATACCGGAGATAAAACCTATGAGTATACTTGA